The window AATCTGGGCGGCCCGCGAGGCTACCGACGGCGAACCGACCGTCTACGCCTGCGAAGGATTCACCTGCTCTGCGCCGACGCACGACCTAGACGAGGCGCTGGCGTGGTTCACCGCGGGCGACGAAGACGACGCGTGAGGCGGTAGTTGCGTGAGACGGTAGTCAGGAGAGTTGGTCGGCGAGGAAGACGGCAATCGGAACGGCCTCTTCCTCGACGAACCGTGCGACTTCTTCGCCGTCTTTCTCGACGACGACGGTCGGAATGAGTTCGACGTCGTACTCGTCGACACGCGGGCCAACCTTCGACCCGTCTTCTGCTTTCTCGACGGGGTAGTGTTCGATTCTGTCTGTGTCGACGCCGGCGG is drawn from Haloferax litoreum and contains these coding sequences:
- a CDS encoding thioredoxin family protein, producing MAEAETLETMQPNPAWDADSYADAVDALGADDYTFKVWGGDWCGDCRRQLPDFAAALDAAGVDTDRIEHYPVEKAEDGSKVGPRVDEYDVELIPTVVVEKDGEEVARFVEEEAVPIAVFLADQLS